GGGGATACCTCTATAAGTAGAAGAATTGAGTGCGACTTATACTATATTAAAAATTGGAGTATCTTTTTAGATATAAAAATACTTCTACTTACATTTATTAAGGGGTTTATAAATAAAAATGCGTATTAAAACTATCACACTATTTGTTATATATATCTGGAGTACTTTTATTTTTGCAGATGTAGGTGTATTGAACTTTTATAATGATATCGAATATTATAATCGATTAAGTTTAGAAGTTGATCATATTTCACAATATAAAGAAGGTTTTATTGATAAAGATAATAGAGTTTTATTAGAGGGAGATTCTTGGGATTTTAAGATATTTAATCCAACACTTTTTTATTCCTTTAATAGTAGTTTTTCCACTGGAATTAATGATGGTGCATTATGGCAGGGAAAAGGTTTTAATGGACAGCTAGAAACAGGTTTCATTTTTAACTCAGAGAATATTGTTATAAGGCTTTTACCTGAAATATGGTTCGCTCAAAATAAAGATTTTGAAATTGCTCCCTCTAAATACCTATATGGTTCCGTTATAACATGTATAGACTCTTATCAAAGACCTGGAAATGAAACATATTACGATATTAATTTAGGGAAGAGTTCTCTTTTATTCAAATATAATATTTTTGAAGCAGAGCTCTCCTCTGATAATATAATATTGGGGCCTGGAAGAATTTCTCCAATAATTATGAGTGATCATAGTGAGGGGTTTTATCATATAAGATTAGGTTTTGATGAGTGGAAATCCCCAATTGGTTCATTTGAATATAATGCATTTATTGGAAAACTTGATGAATCGTCATTTTTTGATGAGGATGAAACTAATAATTCAAATCTAATTACAGCATATAATTTTGCATATTCCCCTGTATTTATTCCTGGTTTAACATTAGGGTTTAACAGATCTTTAACGGCTCCAATGAGTGTCGTTTCTCCACAGATTATCTTTAAAATTTTCGACCCCTTTATTGCTGGAGGATATATCGGAGAACCTTTTGGTTACGATAAAACAGATCAAAGAATGTCTATAGTTATCGATTGGATATTTCCTGAGTCAGGGTTTAAAGCTTATACTGAAATTGCTAAAAATGACTACTCTACGAATATTGAATTATTATTACGAACTCCAGAGCATACTCTTGCATATACGATAGGATTTTCTAAAATTTTAGGTGATTTTTTATTAGAATTTGAACATACAGATTTACAAGAATCAAGAGAATATGTCTTAGGGGGCTTAG
Above is a genomic segment from Thiospirochaeta perfilievii containing:
- a CDS encoding capsule assembly Wzi family protein, producing MRIKTITLFVIYIWSTFIFADVGVLNFYNDIEYYNRLSLEVDHISQYKEGFIDKDNRVLLEGDSWDFKIFNPTLFYSFNSSFSTGINDGALWQGKGFNGQLETGFIFNSENIVIRLLPEIWFAQNKDFEIAPSKYLYGSVITCIDSYQRPGNETYYDINLGKSSLLFKYNIFEAELSSDNIILGPGRISPIIMSDHSEGFYHIRLGFDEWKSPIGSFEYNAFIGKLDESSFFDEDETNNSNLITAYNFAYSPVFIPGLTLGFNRSLTAPMSVVSPQIIFKIFDPFIAGGYIGEPFGYDKTDQRMSIVIDWIFPESGFKAYTEIAKNDYSTNIELLLRTPEHTLAYTIGFSKILGDFLLEFEHTDLQESREYVLGGLGGGGSFYRHHIVSQGYTNNGQLLGAGIGSGSDSQTLSLSHFLKDRTLKAYIQRIAINKDYIYGKYLDPDNRPSGSPYAVDELQFNIRLGFKGLFDFDSVSMFAEFAYDYRSAFNFIPYEKMNNIYLALGLQYKF